The Carnobacterium divergens genome includes a window with the following:
- a CDS encoding endonuclease/exonuclease/phosphatase family protein, whose product MMKLLTLNTHSWLEECTLEKLELLVETLIQKKYDIIALQEVNQSINALPLEKKSRFHQVDNQKTLRQDNFAAVLQEQLAKKGLQYDWTWVANHIGYDRFDEGVALLSLTPIEDTTSFTISNETDYTNYQTRKVIGIKTTLNNQTAWFYSVHFGWWSDNENPFKEQWATLLTAMPEPNTRTFLMGDFNSPATVKNEGYDLILRENWLDTFQQAKEKDSGITVPAAIDGWKSATDALRIDYIFTNQPIEISSSLVIFNGINQPVVSDHFGVEVQFNF is encoded by the coding sequence ATGATGAAATTGTTAACACTGAATACACACAGCTGGTTAGAAGAATGTACTCTTGAAAAATTAGAGCTACTTGTTGAAACGTTAATTCAGAAAAAATATGACATTATTGCCTTGCAGGAAGTAAACCAATCAATTAACGCTCTTCCCCTTGAAAAAAAGAGTCGTTTTCATCAAGTCGATAACCAAAAAACACTCCGTCAGGACAATTTTGCTGCCGTACTACAAGAACAATTAGCTAAAAAAGGGCTCCAATATGATTGGACTTGGGTAGCCAATCATATTGGGTATGATCGATTTGATGAAGGGGTTGCCTTACTAAGCTTAACACCAATTGAAGACACTACTTCTTTTACTATTTCTAACGAAACGGATTATACAAACTATCAAACTAGAAAAGTTATTGGCATCAAAACAACTTTAAACAATCAAACGGCTTGGTTTTATAGCGTTCACTTTGGCTGGTGGAGTGACAACGAAAATCCTTTCAAAGAACAATGGGCTACTTTGTTAACAGCCATGCCCGAGCCTAACACACGAACTTTCTTAATGGGAGATTTTAATAGTCCTGCTACAGTCAAAAATGAAGGCTATGACTTAATTTTACGTGAAAATTGGCTTGACACTTTTCAACAAGCTAAGGAAAAAGATAGCGGAATAACGGTTCCAGCGGCAATTGATGGTTGGAAAAGTGCCACTGATGCCTTACGAATTGATTATATATTTACAAATCAACCTATCGAAATTAGCTCTTCCTTGGTTATTTTTAACGGAATCAACCAACCTGTAGTGTCTGACCACTTCGGCGTTGAAGTTCAATTTAATTTTTAA
- a CDS encoding YusW family protein — MRNKLWPAWILVLIIYGQQELSVFKEERAQPIEITSTTTNEASIESNDSSNYSEKLEDTTQKATLLAVQKMKIDYRSHHQKLKLRYQVQNNEVKAKIQQNHEKAKGIRAQNKIEDLFQSTDFSTATADSLLKTIQTAYQLPDYTNYQIELTLQDGTQLEFENDD; from the coding sequence ATGAGAAATAAATTATGGCCCGCTTGGATTCTCGTTTTAATAATCTATGGTCAACAAGAACTTTCTGTCTTTAAAGAAGAACGAGCACAACCTATTGAAATAACCTCGACCACCACCAATGAAGCTTCTATAGAATCAAACGATAGTAGCAACTATTCAGAAAAACTTGAGGACACCACACAAAAAGCGACACTTCTAGCCGTTCAAAAAATGAAAATCGACTACCGATCCCATCACCAAAAGTTAAAACTGAGGTATCAAGTTCAAAACAATGAAGTGAAAGCTAAAATACAGCAAAATCATGAAAAAGCTAAAGGGATAAGAGCTCAAAATAAAATCGAAGATCTTTTCCAATCAACTGACTTTTCTACCGCAACAGCAGACTCGCTTCTTAAGACGATTCAAACTGCCTATCAATTACCTGACTACACCAACTATCAAATTGAGCTTACTTTACAAGATGGCACTCAGCTTGAATTTGAAAATGACGATTAA
- a CDS encoding peptidase U32 family protein, which produces MRIIEKKPEVLAPAGTLEKLKTAIYYGADAVYIGGDAYGLRSRAGNFTFDEMREGVEFAKKYKAKVYVAANMVTHEGDEKGAGEFFRTLRDIGISAVIVSDPALIEICATEAPGLPIHLSTQASATNYQTLEFWREEGLERVVLAREVGMEEVKEIRSKTKVEIEAFIHGAMCISYSGRCVLSNHMSQRDANRGGCSQSCRWKYDLFDMPISGERESLVGGQPLEEFSMSAVDMSMIHHIPELVENGVDSLKIEGRMKSIHYVSTVSNVYRQAIDTYCADPDNYVFKQEWEDELWKVAQRELSTGFYYGVPTEEEQLFGKRRKIPAYGFIGQVLAYDPETKIATIQQRNNFGVGDDVEFYGPGFTHSHQKIEVLWNEDDEAIDRAPNAMMIVKTKVTTPVKRYDMIRKQR; this is translated from the coding sequence ATGAGAATAATTGAAAAGAAACCTGAAGTTCTTGCCCCCGCGGGTACACTTGAAAAGTTAAAAACAGCGATTTATTATGGAGCAGATGCCGTTTATATTGGTGGAGATGCTTATGGATTGAGAAGTCGAGCAGGTAATTTTACCTTTGATGAGATGCGTGAAGGGGTTGAATTTGCCAAAAAATACAAGGCAAAAGTATATGTTGCAGCGAATATGGTGACACATGAAGGCGATGAGAAAGGTGCTGGAGAGTTTTTTAGAACGTTACGAGACATTGGCATTAGTGCAGTGATTGTTTCAGATCCAGCGTTGATTGAAATTTGTGCGACAGAAGCGCCTGGTTTGCCGATTCATTTATCTACTCAAGCTTCTGCAACGAACTACCAAACGTTAGAATTTTGGCGTGAAGAAGGTCTAGAACGTGTAGTTTTAGCTCGTGAAGTTGGTATGGAGGAAGTAAAAGAAATTCGTTCAAAAACGAAGGTTGAGATTGAAGCGTTTATCCACGGTGCGATGTGTATTTCGTATTCTGGACGATGCGTGTTATCAAATCACATGTCACAACGAGATGCCAATCGCGGAGGATGTTCGCAATCTTGTCGCTGGAAATATGATTTATTTGATATGCCGATTTCAGGTGAGCGTGAATCGTTGGTAGGTGGACAACCTTTAGAAGAGTTTTCAATGAGTGCAGTGGATATGTCAATGATTCATCATATTCCTGAATTAGTAGAAAATGGCGTAGATAGTTTGAAAATTGAAGGACGGATGAAATCAATTCACTATGTTTCGACCGTCTCTAATGTTTACCGTCAAGCGATTGATACGTATTGCGCGGACCCAGATAACTATGTCTTCAAGCAAGAGTGGGAAGATGAATTATGGAAAGTCGCGCAAAGAGAATTATCGACTGGTTTTTATTACGGTGTTCCAACCGAAGAGGAGCAACTATTTGGCAAACGTCGTAAAATTCCAGCTTATGGGTTTATTGGACAAGTCTTAGCCTATGATCCTGAAACTAAAATTGCGACCATTCAACAACGGAATAACTTTGGGGTTGGGGACGACGTTGAATTCTACGGTCCTGGTTTTACTCATAGTCATCAAAAAATTGAGGTTTTATGGAATGAAGACGATGAAGCGATTGATCGCGCACCGAATGCGATGATGATTGTGAAAACGAAAGTGACAACGCCTGTTAAAAGATATGATATGATTCGCAAACAACGCTAA
- a CDS encoding peptidase U32 family protein, with protein sequence MIELIATVESIQQARGLIAAGINTLYVGEDFYGLRLPTSFKKEELSEIVQLAHKGNTEVCVAVNAIMHNDRIDFVPDYLSFLADIGVDRIAVGDPGIIHILKTKDIKLPYVYDAQILVTSAKQINFWVKRGAVGAVLAREVTYEELKIIAPQVTVPTEMLVYGATCIHQSKRPLVENYFNFIKKDEDTSKERGLFISEPKKTDTHYSIYEDINGTHIFATNDINLLPELDKLVDIGMTQWKLDGIFTKGEAFVEIAKIFVKAKEAFEKGQWTPELMEELNQQLLAHHPVDRELDEGFFVKDPNEVK encoded by the coding sequence ATGATCGAACTGATTGCAACAGTGGAATCAATCCAGCAAGCAAGGGGATTAATAGCGGCAGGAATCAACACGTTATATGTAGGAGAGGATTTTTACGGATTACGTTTGCCGACCTCATTTAAAAAAGAAGAGTTAAGCGAGATAGTTCAGTTAGCTCACAAGGGAAATACGGAAGTTTGTGTAGCAGTGAACGCGATTATGCACAATGATCGCATTGATTTTGTGCCAGATTATTTAAGCTTTTTAGCGGATATCGGGGTAGACCGTATTGCAGTAGGCGATCCTGGGATTATTCATATTTTAAAAACAAAAGACATTAAGTTGCCATATGTGTATGATGCCCAAATCTTAGTAACGAGTGCCAAACAAATTAATTTTTGGGTGAAACGGGGCGCGGTTGGCGCAGTTTTGGCAAGAGAAGTTACCTATGAGGAATTGAAAATAATTGCTCCACAAGTAACGGTACCGACTGAGATGCTTGTTTATGGCGCGACGTGTATTCATCAATCTAAACGACCATTAGTAGAAAACTACTTTAATTTTATAAAAAAAGACGAAGATACGTCAAAAGAACGTGGTTTGTTTATTTCAGAACCTAAAAAAACAGATACCCACTATTCTATTTATGAAGATATAAATGGAACCCATATTTTTGCTACAAATGATATTAATTTACTGCCTGAATTGGATAAACTAGTTGATATCGGGATGACTCAATGGAAGCTTGACGGTATTTTTACTAAAGGTGAAGCTTTTGTTGAAATTGCTAAAATTTTTGTGAAGGCAAAAGAGGCTTTTGAAAAAGGGCAGTGGACACCTGAATTAATGGAAGAATTAAATCAGCAACTTCTTGCACACCATCCAGTAGACCGAGAATTAGATGAAGGATTTTTTGTAAAAGATCCTAATGAAGTGAAATAA
- a CDS encoding hemolysin family protein — translation MILTIRFLGIVLLIAATAIFVAAEFALVKMRASRLDQMVTDGVKNAPLAKKVHSHLDAYLSACQLGITLTSLALGWIGESTVEAAIHPIFVYLNVPGAVTKVVAFAISFSIITFLHVVVGELVPKSFAISKTEQVVLFVVRPLHFFYKLMYPFIWGLNHSAGAVSRMLGFEFTGEGDESHSEEELRLIASESYKHGDINQSELNYLNRVFDFDNRLANEVMITRQEMVVMNCEMTIEEAAEFSLKEQYTRYPVIKDSKDDIVGVLNTRDLFHAYVKQNLKPTDTIESLIQPIIQVMETVPISDLLEKMKKEHRHLAILLDEYGGTEGLVTAEDILEELVGEIRDEFDIDEIPDIQKITASHYIVAGKVLLETIEKITKVKIDDESSVNTIGGWILSQKYDVEIGDEFTYQGLHFKVVELENHTVKTIELQFDELEK, via the coding sequence ATGATATTAACAATTCGATTTTTAGGTATTGTGCTGTTGATTGCAGCAACTGCAATTTTTGTGGCAGCAGAGTTTGCTTTGGTAAAGATGAGAGCTAGTCGTTTGGATCAAATGGTAACGGATGGTGTTAAAAATGCCCCGTTAGCAAAAAAAGTACACAGTCATTTAGATGCGTATTTGTCTGCTTGTCAATTAGGAATCACATTAACTTCTTTGGCATTAGGTTGGATTGGGGAGTCAACGGTTGAAGCTGCGATTCATCCCATTTTCGTATACTTAAATGTTCCAGGTGCGGTTACGAAAGTCGTAGCTTTTGCTATCTCATTTTCAATTATTACATTTTTACATGTAGTGGTAGGAGAATTAGTGCCAAAATCATTTGCTATTTCAAAAACCGAGCAAGTCGTCTTGTTCGTTGTTCGTCCGTTGCATTTTTTCTATAAATTGATGTATCCATTTATTTGGGGATTAAATCATTCAGCGGGAGCCGTATCAAGAATGTTAGGGTTTGAATTTACTGGTGAAGGCGATGAATCTCACAGTGAGGAAGAATTACGCTTAATCGCATCAGAAAGTTACAAACATGGCGATATTAATCAATCTGAACTGAACTATTTAAACCGTGTTTTTGATTTTGACAATCGTTTAGCTAATGAGGTCATGATTACTAGACAAGAAATGGTTGTAATGAATTGTGAAATGACGATTGAAGAAGCGGCAGAATTTTCATTAAAAGAGCAGTATACGCGTTACCCTGTAATTAAGGATTCAAAAGATGATATTGTAGGTGTCTTAAATACAAGAGATTTATTCCATGCGTATGTAAAACAAAATCTCAAACCTACTGATACGATTGAAAGTCTGATTCAACCGATTATTCAAGTGATGGAGACTGTTCCAATCAGTGATTTGCTTGAAAAAATGAAAAAAGAACATCGTCACTTAGCGATTTTACTTGATGAATACGGTGGAACAGAAGGTCTTGTGACTGCCGAGGATATTTTAGAAGAATTAGTTGGCGAAATTCGAGATGAATTTGATATTGATGAAATTCCAGATATTCAAAAAATAACTGCTTCTCATTATATTGTGGCTGGAAAAGTGTTGCTTGAAACGATTGAAAAAATCACAAAAGTAAAAATAGATGATGAAAGTTCCGTTAACACAATTGGAGGCTGGATTTTAAGTCAAAAGTACGATGTTGAGATAGGTGATGAATTTACTTATCAAGGATTGCATTTTAAAGTAGTGGAATTAGAAAATCATACCGTTAAAACCATTGAGTTACAATTTGATGAACTTGAGAAATAA
- a CDS encoding GGDEF domain-containing protein — translation MLLIGNQIIINLALIVSTVLTCYFVALKFSGNSRIFNQIDLTNTPFWVIFLFGFFIGLSSLILSNNEIVIFNSFKVDMRYVFIFFSVMYGSIQLGEITTCVVVFGKTLQYLLSGTGGLSFYLNNILLTFLLLAVCILAKKQHYSWKKSLIVFLSFFIILRIFIFSFVYAPLLQPQKLLNLFFYFLIFSSIFLITYVIINMAVSVTNTMNHYKARASTDHLTGLYNRRIFSADLSDTYILSKKSKQAFALGILDIDNFKMINDTYGHQTGDSVLKYLANQMHEFTERKDIYIYRIGGEEFAILTSLSKKETTQILAEFRQQLISHPFVENGHPLPITVSIGMTEFNHLSDIDSYENSDILYVRADKALYEAKRTGKDKLIWF, via the coding sequence ATGTTGCTCATCGGCAATCAAATTATTATTAATTTGGCACTAATTGTCAGCACCGTTTTAACTTGTTATTTCGTAGCATTAAAGTTTTCTGGAAATAGTCGCATCTTCAATCAAATTGACCTCACCAATACGCCTTTCTGGGTTATTTTTTTATTTGGCTTTTTTATTGGGCTATCCAGTTTAATTCTATCAAATAATGAGATTGTGATTTTTAATAGCTTTAAAGTGGATATGCGTTATGTATTTATTTTTTTCTCTGTTATGTATGGTAGTATTCAGCTGGGAGAAATCACAACCTGTGTGGTTGTCTTTGGAAAAACCCTACAGTACCTTTTAAGTGGTACCGGTGGTTTATCTTTCTATCTAAATAACATTTTACTAACGTTTTTATTGCTCGCCGTTTGTATTTTAGCTAAAAAGCAGCATTATTCCTGGAAAAAATCACTTATTGTCTTTTTAAGTTTTTTCATTATTTTACGAATCTTCATTTTTTCTTTTGTCTATGCCCCTCTCTTGCAACCTCAAAAACTACTTAACCTCTTTTTCTATTTCCTAATTTTCAGTAGCATTTTCCTTATCACTTATGTCATTATCAATATGGCTGTTTCCGTTACTAATACTATGAATCATTATAAAGCACGAGCTTCGACAGATCATTTAACTGGCCTTTACAATCGTCGTATTTTTAGTGCAGATTTAAGCGATACTTATATTTTAAGTAAAAAGTCAAAGCAAGCTTTTGCACTTGGCATTCTCGATATTGATAACTTTAAAATGATCAATGATACCTATGGACATCAAACTGGTGATTCAGTACTGAAGTATTTAGCAAATCAGATGCATGAATTCACTGAAAGAAAAGATATTTACATTTATCGCATCGGGGGCGAAGAATTTGCGATTTTAACGAGCCTTTCAAAAAAAGAAACCACTCAAATCTTAGCAGAATTTCGTCAGCAATTAATTTCTCATCCTTTCGTTGAAAATGGACACCCACTTCCGATTACAGTTTCAATTGGCATGACAGAATTTAATCATCTGTCTGATATTGATTCCTATGAAAACAGTGATATTCTTTACGTTCGTGCAGACAAGGCTCTTTATGAAGCTAAACGAACTGGGAAAGACAAATTGATATGGTTTTAA
- a CDS encoding 3D domain-containing protein: protein MNFKKTVVTTVAALSLAVTGLYVTADQADAAELPNGNWQIEKNDTLSHVSEKTGVSVQTLITNNNNINPLTLQIGSELIINGGSLTSAPVVATPSVEAAAPAATVAQAPVTTGVAAGTFNASYYTAFDGSQSGVTANGTDVRGGQTTTADGYRIIAADPSVLPLNTIVSITTSNGESFMAKVCDTGGAIKGNKIDILVGSPSEALSLGRSVATISIVK from the coding sequence ATGAATTTCAAGAAAACAGTAGTAACGACGGTAGCAGCATTAAGCTTAGCAGTAACAGGTTTATATGTAACGGCAGATCAAGCGGACGCAGCAGAACTTCCTAATGGCAACTGGCAAATCGAAAAGAATGATACTTTATCTCATGTTAGCGAAAAAACAGGAGTATCTGTTCAAACTTTAATCACTAATAACAACAACATTAACCCATTAACCTTACAAATTGGTTCTGAATTAATCATAAACGGTGGAAGCCTTACTTCAGCACCTGTAGTTGCAACTCCTTCAGTAGAAGCGGCAGCTCCAGCGGCAACTGTAGCACAAGCACCAGTAACAACTGGCGTAGCGGCAGGAACATTTAATGCAAGTTATTATACTGCATTTGATGGTTCACAATCAGGCGTTACGGCGAATGGTACGGATGTACGCGGTGGACAAACAACAACTGCTGATGGTTACCGTATTATCGCAGCTGACCCAAGCGTATTACCGTTAAACACAATCGTATCAATTACAACAAGCAATGGCGAAAGCTTTATGGCTAAAGTATGTGATACAGGTGGCGCTATCAAAGGAAATAAAATTGATATTTTAGTTGGCTCACCATCTGAAGCGTTAAGCTTAGGACGTTCAGTAGCAACGATTTCAATCGTAAAATAA
- a CDS encoding YaiI/YqxD family protein — protein sequence MTIFIDADACPVKSIIIDEGTKQQFKITIVTSISHFSTLQHPPNVHTIYVDNGAEAADYRIMQLAKKGDLLITQDYGLASLALAKGCIVLHHTGFQYTMENIDQLLQSRYLSAMVRKSGKRTKGPKPFTKEDAANFKEQFLIALATLSAN from the coding sequence GTGACTATTTTTATCGATGCTGATGCTTGCCCTGTTAAATCAATTATTATTGATGAAGGAACGAAGCAACAGTTTAAAATTACAATCGTCACGAGTATCTCACATTTTTCAACCCTTCAACATCCACCTAATGTTCATACAATTTATGTAGATAACGGAGCCGAAGCGGCGGATTACCGAATTATGCAACTAGCTAAAAAAGGCGATTTACTCATTACGCAAGACTATGGCTTAGCTTCATTAGCGTTGGCCAAAGGATGTATCGTGCTCCACCATACGGGTTTTCAATATACTATGGAAAACATCGATCAATTATTGCAATCTCGTTATCTCAGCGCGATGGTTCGTAAAAGTGGTAAACGAACAAAAGGTCCGAAACCTTTTACAAAAGAAGATGCAGCCAATTTCAAGGAACAGTTTTTAATTGCTTTAGCAACACTCTCAGCTAACTAA
- a CDS encoding GGDEF domain-containing protein: MFTIFKVIISDFSILITASYLFSKLTKKSVNSELNFFKKFRFGIYSGITGILLLIFSIFYNNEFMIDLRLVPIVISSFWVGGVSPFVASVIIGSGRYFYDFSDKGLRFFILYLFIGISQIFISKLFKEYPPAKRLFLIFATIQVPVILNFLSYSGNSLPNWLLIFASVSYNTVGVILNNQFLKDMEDRKVSYQKLEKASTMDYLTKIPNRFSFDNQLKKDLADQESILLFLLDINNFKKINDFYGHAIGDAVLIHFSAILNEHPQIHGRIYRLGGDEFAILLPKRDLHASIEDFRSLIKSLIRENPYIEEAYELIPLSTSVGIGISDVESNSGLLYISADKDLYQDKAQQKKDLGGSL, from the coding sequence ATGTTTACTATTTTTAAAGTTATCATCTCAGACTTTTCAATCTTAATAACTGCTTCTTATCTTTTTTCAAAGTTAACTAAAAAAAGCGTTAATTCTGAACTCAATTTTTTCAAGAAATTTAGATTTGGAATCTATAGCGGTATTACCGGAATTCTATTGTTAATTTTTTCAATCTTCTATAATAATGAATTTATGATTGACTTACGTTTAGTTCCAATTGTAATATCTAGCTTTTGGGTAGGAGGAGTTTCTCCTTTTGTAGCGAGTGTCATTATTGGATCAGGTCGTTATTTTTATGATTTTTCTGATAAGGGGCTTCGTTTTTTTATTTTGTATCTCTTCATTGGCATTAGTCAGATTTTTATTAGCAAGCTCTTTAAAGAGTATCCTCCAGCGAAACGACTCTTCTTAATTTTTGCTACTATTCAAGTTCCTGTTATTTTAAATTTTCTTTCTTACTCAGGAAATTCTTTACCTAATTGGTTGCTTATTTTTGCTTCGGTTAGCTATAACACCGTCGGAGTTATTCTAAACAATCAATTTTTAAAAGATATGGAGGATCGAAAAGTATCCTATCAAAAGTTAGAAAAAGCTTCTACTATGGACTATCTAACTAAAATTCCAAATCGATTTTCTTTTGATAATCAATTAAAAAAAGATTTAGCTGACCAAGAATCAATCCTTTTATTTCTTTTAGATATTAACAACTTTAAAAAAATCAACGATTTTTATGGACATGCGATTGGGGATGCGGTTTTAATCCATTTTTCAGCAATTTTAAACGAGCATCCACAAATCCATGGTCGAATTTACCGACTAGGTGGCGATGAGTTTGCAATTTTGCTTCCTAAACGTGACCTTCATGCTTCAATTGAAGATTTTCGTTCCCTCATCAAGTCTTTAATCAGGGAAAATCCCTATATTGAAGAAGCTTACGAATTAATTCCCCTATCTACTTCTGTTGGAATCGGGATATCTGATGTTGAAAGCAATAGCGGTCTGTTGTATATTTCCGCAGATAAAGACTTGTATCAAGACAAAGCGCAACAAAAAAAAGACTTAGGAGGTTCACTATGA
- a CDS encoding VOC family protein yields MITTLGQIMLYVEDQKAVAQFWIEKIGFVILAEEQVDNGFYWIEIAPTKEATTSIVLHNKAMIAKMQPELNLATPSLLFDSANLDETYRIFKEKGVTVGDLVTMPGRRVFNFSDNEGNYFAIQEK; encoded by the coding sequence ATGATTACAACTCTCGGACAAATCATGCTTTACGTTGAAGATCAAAAAGCCGTTGCCCAATTTTGGATAGAAAAAATTGGATTTGTTATCTTGGCCGAAGAACAAGTAGATAATGGCTTTTATTGGATTGAAATTGCACCTACAAAAGAAGCTACCACAAGCATAGTGCTACACAATAAGGCTATGATTGCAAAAATGCAACCTGAACTAAACTTAGCTACTCCCTCTCTATTATTTGATTCAGCTAATCTTGATGAAACCTATCGGATTTTTAAAGAAAAGGGTGTTACGGTGGGCGATTTGGTTACGATGCCTGGTCGTCGCGTGTTTAATTTTTCTGATAACGAAGGAAACTATTTTGCGATTCAAGAAAAGTGA
- a CDS encoding pectate lyase-like adhesive domain-containing protein, with amino-acid sequence MKKIRLRKGFTKLALIAMLATTASAVLAQQGAQAEGVATEEVVKVEGATVVTNFAELKAALKDASVTAIEVADNIEFTGAITGVPMRDVHMYSNPGVTINLNKYYISAAISSKNSATFTLTGADVSVTKRSLGTFFKGCLGWDFVSKDNVFNGETFVQLDKGTLTFEGENTFDTEDEIGWVKNVVFAENSKVTGVASNSVHDRAAFKFKVADGQAIVKNGAVVDLEVKNKLHPVFGGYINKIMVEDNASVKIVAEGPVATMTKSLKGEVAEINAGSKAVVDFQSTSATKQTLTLPKGGSQVNLSRGATFNVVGAAKTGVISSAADTAFNIDRSKSVVIENTNLAAPLFTKTSLKTTVAIEKPSRVRVYDRQGAVQTTWNIKGSSIVVNKGATASVDSNNADFVANLKMQDYSKFELLSATN; translated from the coding sequence AAACTAGCATTGATTGCAATGCTAGCAACAACTGCAAGTGCAGTATTAGCACAACAAGGAGCACAAGCAGAGGGTGTAGCAACTGAAGAAGTGGTTAAAGTTGAAGGCGCAACAGTGGTAACCAATTTTGCTGAACTAAAAGCAGCTTTAAAAGACGCTTCAGTTACAGCAATTGAAGTTGCCGATAATATTGAATTTACAGGAGCGATTACGGGTGTTCCAATGCGTGATGTTCATATGTACTCAAATCCAGGGGTGACTATCAACTTAAACAAGTATTACATTTCAGCAGCAATTTCTTCAAAAAATTCAGCAACATTTACGTTAACAGGAGCAGATGTTAGTGTAACAAAACGCTCACTAGGAACATTCTTTAAAGGGTGTCTTGGTTGGGATTTCGTGTCAAAAGACAATGTTTTTAATGGAGAAACATTTGTTCAATTAGACAAAGGAACCTTGACATTTGAAGGGGAAAATACATTTGATACAGAAGATGAAATTGGTTGGGTAAAAAATGTAGTTTTTGCTGAAAACTCTAAAGTAACAGGCGTAGCATCAAACAGTGTTCATGATCGTGCTGCCTTCAAATTTAAAGTCGCAGATGGACAAGCAATTGTAAAAAATGGTGCAGTTGTTGATTTAGAAGTAAAAAATAAACTTCACCCTGTATTTGGCGGTTACATCAATAAAATAATGGTTGAAGACAATGCTTCAGTTAAAATTGTAGCAGAAGGTCCTGTAGCAACAATGACAAAATCTCTTAAAGGCGAAGTAGCAGAAATTAATGCAGGTTCAAAAGCAGTTGTCGATTTCCAATCAACAAGTGCTACAAAACAAACGTTGACGTTACCAAAAGGTGGATCACAAGTGAATCTTTCTCGAGGTGCAACATTTAATGTTGTAGGTGCAGCGAAAACAGGTGTCATTTCAAGTGCAGCGGATACAGCGTTCAACATAGATCGTTCTAAATCAGTTGTGATTGAAAATACCAATCTTGCAGCGCCGTTGTTTACAAAAACATCATTGAAAACAACTGTAGCAATTGAAAAACCAAGTAGAGTACGTGTTTATGACCGTCAAGGTGCCGTGCAAACGACTTGGAATATCAAAGGTTCATCTATTGTTGTTAATAAAGGCGCAACGGCTTCTGTAGATTCAAACAATGCTGATTTTGTTGCAAACTTAAAAATGCAAGATTACAGTAAATTTGAATTATTATCAGCAACAAACTAA